Proteins found in one Miscanthus floridulus cultivar M001 chromosome 4, ASM1932011v1, whole genome shotgun sequence genomic segment:
- the LOC136551894 gene encoding uncharacterized protein — protein MPLNSFATISSSLLRRSLCASLRRISHMASAAAPTSAPAAAANESGAAKTTEQRPVQVAKRLEKFKTTIFTQMSMLAIKHGAINLGQGFPNFDGPDFVKEAAIQAINAGKNQYARGFGVPELNLAIAERFLKDSGLQVDPDKEVTVTSGCTEAIASTILGLINPGDEVILFAPFYDSYEATLSMAGANVKAITLRAPDFAVPLEELKVAVSKNTKAIMINTPHNPTGKMFTREELEFIATLCKENDVLLFSDEVYDKLAFEADHISMASIPGMYERTVTMNSLGKTFSLTGWKIGWAIAPPHLTWGLRQAHSFLTFATCTPMQAAAAAALRAPDSYYEELKRDYSAKKAILLEGLEAAGFIVYPSSGTYFIMVDHTPFGFNNDIEFCEYLIREVGVAAIPPSVFYLNPEEGKKLVRFTFCKDEDTLRGAVERLKTRLRKK, from the exons ATGCCATTAAATTCCTTCGCCACTATCTCGTCCTCGCTGCTCCGCCGCTCGCTCTGCGCGTCGCTCCGGAGGATCTCGCACatggcctccgccgccgcccccacctcagcgcccgccgccgccgccaacgaaAGCGGCGCCGCGAAGACGACGGAGCAGCGGCCCGTGCAG GTTGCAAAGCGGTTGGAAAAGTTCAAGACAACAATTTTCACTCAGATGAGCATGCTTGCCATCAAGCATGGAGCAATAAACCTTGGTCAGGGCTTTCCGAATTTTGATGGCCCAGACTTTGTGAAAGAGGCCGCTATTCAAGCTATCAATGCTGGGAAGAATCAGTATGCAAGAGGGTTTGGTGTGCCTGAACTGAACTTGGCTATTGCTGAAAGGTTCCTGAAGGACAGTGGATTGCAAGTTGACCCTGACAAAGAAGTGACTGTTACATCTGGATGCACTGAAGCAATAGCTTCAACAATATTAGGTCTGATTAATCCTGGCGATGAGGTGATATTGTTTGCCCCATTCTACGATTCATATGAGGCTACACTGTCGATGGCTGGTGCCAATGTAAAGGCCATTACCCTCCGTGCTCCAGATTTCGCAGTCCCGCTTGAAGAGCTGAAGGTGGCAGTCTCCAAGAACACCAAAGCGATAATGATAAACACACCACATAATCCAACTGGGAAAATGTTCACTAGGGAGGAGCTTGAATTTATCGCCACCCTCTGCAAGGAAAATGATGTTTTGCTGTTTTCTGATGAGGTCTATGACAAGCTGGCATTTGAGGCTGATCATATATCGATGGCTTCTATCCCTGGCATGTATGAGAGGACTGTGACCATGAACTCTCTGGGGAAGACATTCTCTCTTACAGGATGGAAGATTGGGTGGGCAATCGCACCGCCACACCTGACATGGGGTCTTAGGCAAGCACACTCATTCCTGACATTTGCAACCTGCACACCaatgcaagcagcagcagcagcagctctgaGAGCACCAGATAGCTACTACGAGGAACTGAAGAGGGACTACAGCGCAAAAAAGGCTATACTGTTAGAAGGACTAGAAGCCGCAGGGTTTATTGTTTACCCATCAAGTGGAACATACTTCATCATGGTCGACCACACCCCCTTCGGTTTCAACAATGACATAGAGTTCTGCGAGTACTTGATTCGTGAAGTCGGCGTGGCCGCTATACCACCGAGCGTATTTTATCTCAACCCTGAGGAGGGGAAGAAGCTGGTGAGGTTTACCTTCTGCAAGGATGAAGATACTCTGCGGGGCGCGGTTGAGAGGCTGAAGACGAGGCTCAGGAAGAAATGA